One window of Pyrus communis chromosome 12, drPyrComm1.1, whole genome shotgun sequence genomic DNA carries:
- the LOC137710579 gene encoding chaperone protein ClpD, chloroplastic isoform X1 gives MQVSSSSSSSVLIPSLQWRTPSLNSFTSNCCCTQFLRYDRSQSRSSGGGSQVFSLYPIRLTNPSPPFASSFLSPFKARTFPTGPTARRKTKLRIVAAVFERFTERAIKAVIFSQREARALGRNMVFTQHLLLGLIAEEEQHRHLHPNSHGFLGSGISIDQAREAVGAIWHHHNQSQTSASAEVDPSSRAASASATDVPFSISTKRVLEAALEYSRARAHNFIAPEHIAIGLFTADDGSAGQVLKRLGVDVNQLLAEATSRLQVELVKDGREPSGGFQKSPSKKSIASGKKKDKSALDQFCVDLTARASEGLVDPVIGRDTEVQRIIQILCRRSKNNPILLGESGVGKTAIVEGLAISIAQVDVPAFLLEKRVMSLDIALLMSGSKERGELEARITTLLSDIQKAGNIILFIDEVHTLIESGTVGQRNKGSSLDIANLIKPPLGRGQLQCIAATTADEYRLHLEKDKAFARRLQPVWINEPSQDDAVRILLGLREKYEAHHNCRYEPEAIIAAVYLSARYISDRYLPDKAIDLIDEAGSRARMDAFKRKREQQICILSKSPDDYWQEIRTVQAMHEVQVLATELKNGDASSVDDIREPSSSSSTSDVEPTVVGPEDIAAVASLWSGVPLQQLTADDRMLLVGLDEKLRKRVVGQEEAVAAISRAVKRSRVGLKDPDRPMATLLFCGPTGVGKTELTKALAASYFGSEEAMLRFDMSEYMERHSVSKLIGSPPGYVGYGAGGTLTEAIRRRPFTVVVFDEIEKAHPDIFNILLQIFEDGHLTDAQGRRVSFKNALVVMTSNVGSTIIAKGRGSSIGFLLADDEVTSYAGLKATVMEELKTYFRPELLNRIDEVVVFHPLQRAQMLEIVNLMLQELKKRLMSLGMGLEVSESVKGLVCEQGYDRFYGARPLRRAITSIIEDPLSEALLAGGYKPGDTVVIDMDATGNPFIRNGSDQSVRLSNSSVQHPSCS, from the exons ATGCAAGTGTCTTCGTCGTCCTCCTCCTCCGTGCTGATTCCTTCACTTCAATGGCGGACTCCATCTCTAAATTCTTTTACTTCTAATTGTTGCTGCACTCAATTCCTCCGTTATGATCGCAGCCAAAGCAGAAGTAGCGGCGGCGGCAGCCAAGTCTTCTCTCTCTACCCAATTCGCCTCACCAACCCATCACCACCTTTTGCTTCTTCTTTCCTCTCCCCCTTCAAAGCTCGCACCTTTCCCACCGGCCCCACTGCCCGGCGAAAAACCAAGCTCCGGATCGTCGCCGCCGTCTTCGAGCGGTTTACGGAGCGAGCAATCAAAGCTGTCATCTTTTCCCAAAGAGAAGCCAGAGCTCTTGGCAGAAACATGGTGTTTACCCAGCACCTGCTTCTGGGTCTGATCGCCGAGGAGGAGCAGCACCGCCATCTTCATCCGAATTCCCACGGCTTTCTCGGCTCGGGCATCTCTATAGACCAGGCCCGGGAAGCTGTTGGCGCCATTTGGCACCACCATAATCAAAGTCAGACTTCTGCTTCTGCAGAAGTTGATCCTTCCAGCCGAGCTGCTTCTGCTTCCGCCACCGATGTCCCCTTCTCAATTAGCACAAAGCGGGTGCTCGAGGCGGCGTTGGAGTATTCGAGGGCTAGAGCTCACAATTTCATTGCGCCGGAGCACATTGCCATTGGTTTGTTCACCGCTGATGATGGAAGTGCTGGTCAGGTCCTCAAAAG ACTGGGGGTAGATGTAAACCAGTTGTTAGCCGAGGCAACCTCGAGGCTTCAAGTAGAGCTTGTCAAAGATGGTAGAGAACCATCTGGGGGATTTCAAAAATCCCCTTCCAAAAAATCAATTGCTTCTGGGAAAAAGAAAG ACAAAAGTGCTTTGGACCAATTCTGCGTGGATCTTACTGCCCGTGCTAGTGAGGGACTCGTTGATCCTGTTATTGGGCGAGACACTGAAGTTCAGAGAATTATTCAGATACTTTGTCGCAGAAGTAAAAATAACCCCATTCTTCTCGGTGAAAGTGGGGTTGGAAAGACAGCCATTGTTGAAGGACTGGCGATTAGTATTGCACAGGTGGATGTCCCTGCTTTTCTCCTG GAAAAACGTGTAATGTCCTTGGATATAGCACTATTAATGTCTGGTTCAAAGGAGAGGGGAGAATTGGAGGCGCGTATTACCACATTGTTAAGTGACATACAAAAAGCAG GAaacattattctttttattGATGAAGTACATACCCTCATTGAGTCTGGAACAGTTGGACAAAGAAATAAGGGGTCTAGTCTTGACATTGCCAATCTAATAAAACCTCCCCTTGGGAGGGGTCAATTACAG TGTATTGCAGCCACAACTGCAGATGAATACAGGTTGCACCTTGAAAAGGATAAAGCATTTGCACGAAGATTACAACCTGTTTGGATTAATGAACCAAGCCAG gaTGATGCAGTTAGGATACTATTAGGTCTACGTGAGAAATATGAGGCCCATCACAACTGCAGATATGAACCAGAAGCCATTATTGCGGCTGTGTATCTGTCAGCAAGATATATATCTGATAGATATCTACCTGATAAAGCTATTGATCTCATTGATGAAGCGGGAAGTAGAGCTCGTATGGATGCCTTTAAGAGGAAAAGAGAACAGCAAATTTGTATACTTTCAAAGTCACCTGATGACTATTGGCAAGAAATTCGGACGGTTCAGGCGATGCATGAAGTG CAGGTCCTAGCAACTGAACTAAAAAATGGCGATGCTTCTAGTGTGGATGATATCAGAGAACCCTCCTCTTCATCTTCCACATCTGATGTTGA ACCTACAGTGGTGGGACCAGAGGATATAGCAGCAGTTGCCTCACTATGGTCAGGAGTCCCTCTTCAGCAGCTCACTGCTGATGACAGAATGCTTCTGGTCGGTCTTGATGAGAAGCTTAGGAAACGGGTTGTTGGTCAAGAAGAGGCTGTTGCTGCCATTTCTCGAGCTGTTAAGAGATCCCGGGTTGGACTGAAGGATCCTGACAGACCCATGGCAACACTGCTCTTTTGTGGTCCGACCGGGGTTGGCAAAACTGAATTAACAAAAGCTTTGGCTGCGTCTTATTTTGGATCG GAGGAAGCCATGCTACGGTTTGACATGAGTGAATATATGGAGCGCCATTCTGTTAGCAAATTAATAGGGTCACCCCCAGGTTATGTTGGCTATGGAGCTGGGGGCACTCTAACCGAAGCTATTAGAAGACGACCTTTTACAGTGgttgtgtttgatgaaataGAGAAAGCCCATCCAGATATCTTCAACATCCTTCTCCAAATTTTTGAAGATGGCCACCTGACTGATGCTCAG GGACGGAGAGTGTCATTTAAGAATGCGTTGGTAGTGATGACGTCTAATGTTGGGTCCACTATCATTGCCAAGGGCAGAGGAAGCTCCATTGGTTTCTTGCTTGCAGATGATGAGGTAACTTCATATGCCGGACTAAAAGCAACTGTAATGGAAGAACTCAAGACATATTTTCGTCCAGAGTTGCTGAATCGGATAGACGAAGTAGTTGTATTCCATCCCCTTCAAAGGGCTCAG ATGCTCGAGATTGTAAACTTAATGCTACAAGAGCTGAAGAAGAGGCTAATGTCTCTGGGAATGGGACTGGAGGTGTCTGAATCAGTCAAGGGCCTCGTATGTGAGCAAGGCTACGACCGGTTTTATGGTGCCCGCCCGCTTAGGAGGGCGATTACGTCAATAATTGAAGATCCGTTGAGCGAAGCGCTTCTCGCCGGAGGTTACAAGCCCGGTGACACTGTCGTTATCGACATGGATGCCACCGGAAACCCGTTCATAAGAAATGGATCAGATCAGAGTGTCCGGTTGTCTAATAGCAGTGTACAACATCCATCTTGTAGTTAA
- the LOC137710579 gene encoding chaperone protein ClpD, chloroplastic isoform X2 gives MQVSSSSSSSVLIPSLQWRTPSLNSFTSNCCCTQFLRYDRSQSRSSGGGSQVFSLYPIRLTNPSPPFASSFLSPFKARTFPTGPTARRKTKLRIVAAVFERFTERAIKAVIFSQREARALGRNMVFTQHLLLGLIAEEEQHRHLHPNSHGFLGSGISIDQAREAVGAIWHHHNQSQTSASAEVDPSSRAASASATDVPFSISTKRVLEAALEYSRARAHNFIAPEHIAIGLFTADDGSAGQVLKRLGVDVNQLLAEATSRLQVELVKDGREPSGGFQKSPSKKSIASGKKKDKSALDQFCVDLTARASEGLVDPVIGRDTEVQRIIQILCRRSKNNPILLGESGVGKTAIVEGLAISIAQVDVPAFLLEKRVMSLDIALLMSGSKERGELEARITTLLSDIQKAGNIILFIDEVHTLIESGTVGQRNKGSSLDIANLIKPPLGRGQLQCIAATTADEYRLHLEKDKAFARRLQPVWINEPSQDDAVRILLGLREKYEAHHNCRYEPEAIIAAVYLSARYISDRYLPDKAIDLIDEAGSRARMDAFKRKREQQICILSKSPDDYWQEIRTVQAMHEVVLATELKNGDASSVDDIREPSSSSSTSDVEPTVVGPEDIAAVASLWSGVPLQQLTADDRMLLVGLDEKLRKRVVGQEEAVAAISRAVKRSRVGLKDPDRPMATLLFCGPTGVGKTELTKALAASYFGSEEAMLRFDMSEYMERHSVSKLIGSPPGYVGYGAGGTLTEAIRRRPFTVVVFDEIEKAHPDIFNILLQIFEDGHLTDAQGRRVSFKNALVVMTSNVGSTIIAKGRGSSIGFLLADDEVTSYAGLKATVMEELKTYFRPELLNRIDEVVVFHPLQRAQMLEIVNLMLQELKKRLMSLGMGLEVSESVKGLVCEQGYDRFYGARPLRRAITSIIEDPLSEALLAGGYKPGDTVVIDMDATGNPFIRNGSDQSVRLSNSSVQHPSCS, from the exons ATGCAAGTGTCTTCGTCGTCCTCCTCCTCCGTGCTGATTCCTTCACTTCAATGGCGGACTCCATCTCTAAATTCTTTTACTTCTAATTGTTGCTGCACTCAATTCCTCCGTTATGATCGCAGCCAAAGCAGAAGTAGCGGCGGCGGCAGCCAAGTCTTCTCTCTCTACCCAATTCGCCTCACCAACCCATCACCACCTTTTGCTTCTTCTTTCCTCTCCCCCTTCAAAGCTCGCACCTTTCCCACCGGCCCCACTGCCCGGCGAAAAACCAAGCTCCGGATCGTCGCCGCCGTCTTCGAGCGGTTTACGGAGCGAGCAATCAAAGCTGTCATCTTTTCCCAAAGAGAAGCCAGAGCTCTTGGCAGAAACATGGTGTTTACCCAGCACCTGCTTCTGGGTCTGATCGCCGAGGAGGAGCAGCACCGCCATCTTCATCCGAATTCCCACGGCTTTCTCGGCTCGGGCATCTCTATAGACCAGGCCCGGGAAGCTGTTGGCGCCATTTGGCACCACCATAATCAAAGTCAGACTTCTGCTTCTGCAGAAGTTGATCCTTCCAGCCGAGCTGCTTCTGCTTCCGCCACCGATGTCCCCTTCTCAATTAGCACAAAGCGGGTGCTCGAGGCGGCGTTGGAGTATTCGAGGGCTAGAGCTCACAATTTCATTGCGCCGGAGCACATTGCCATTGGTTTGTTCACCGCTGATGATGGAAGTGCTGGTCAGGTCCTCAAAAG ACTGGGGGTAGATGTAAACCAGTTGTTAGCCGAGGCAACCTCGAGGCTTCAAGTAGAGCTTGTCAAAGATGGTAGAGAACCATCTGGGGGATTTCAAAAATCCCCTTCCAAAAAATCAATTGCTTCTGGGAAAAAGAAAG ACAAAAGTGCTTTGGACCAATTCTGCGTGGATCTTACTGCCCGTGCTAGTGAGGGACTCGTTGATCCTGTTATTGGGCGAGACACTGAAGTTCAGAGAATTATTCAGATACTTTGTCGCAGAAGTAAAAATAACCCCATTCTTCTCGGTGAAAGTGGGGTTGGAAAGACAGCCATTGTTGAAGGACTGGCGATTAGTATTGCACAGGTGGATGTCCCTGCTTTTCTCCTG GAAAAACGTGTAATGTCCTTGGATATAGCACTATTAATGTCTGGTTCAAAGGAGAGGGGAGAATTGGAGGCGCGTATTACCACATTGTTAAGTGACATACAAAAAGCAG GAaacattattctttttattGATGAAGTACATACCCTCATTGAGTCTGGAACAGTTGGACAAAGAAATAAGGGGTCTAGTCTTGACATTGCCAATCTAATAAAACCTCCCCTTGGGAGGGGTCAATTACAG TGTATTGCAGCCACAACTGCAGATGAATACAGGTTGCACCTTGAAAAGGATAAAGCATTTGCACGAAGATTACAACCTGTTTGGATTAATGAACCAAGCCAG gaTGATGCAGTTAGGATACTATTAGGTCTACGTGAGAAATATGAGGCCCATCACAACTGCAGATATGAACCAGAAGCCATTATTGCGGCTGTGTATCTGTCAGCAAGATATATATCTGATAGATATCTACCTGATAAAGCTATTGATCTCATTGATGAAGCGGGAAGTAGAGCTCGTATGGATGCCTTTAAGAGGAAAAGAGAACAGCAAATTTGTATACTTTCAAAGTCACCTGATGACTATTGGCAAGAAATTCGGACGGTTCAGGCGATGCATGAAGTG GTCCTAGCAACTGAACTAAAAAATGGCGATGCTTCTAGTGTGGATGATATCAGAGAACCCTCCTCTTCATCTTCCACATCTGATGTTGA ACCTACAGTGGTGGGACCAGAGGATATAGCAGCAGTTGCCTCACTATGGTCAGGAGTCCCTCTTCAGCAGCTCACTGCTGATGACAGAATGCTTCTGGTCGGTCTTGATGAGAAGCTTAGGAAACGGGTTGTTGGTCAAGAAGAGGCTGTTGCTGCCATTTCTCGAGCTGTTAAGAGATCCCGGGTTGGACTGAAGGATCCTGACAGACCCATGGCAACACTGCTCTTTTGTGGTCCGACCGGGGTTGGCAAAACTGAATTAACAAAAGCTTTGGCTGCGTCTTATTTTGGATCG GAGGAAGCCATGCTACGGTTTGACATGAGTGAATATATGGAGCGCCATTCTGTTAGCAAATTAATAGGGTCACCCCCAGGTTATGTTGGCTATGGAGCTGGGGGCACTCTAACCGAAGCTATTAGAAGACGACCTTTTACAGTGgttgtgtttgatgaaataGAGAAAGCCCATCCAGATATCTTCAACATCCTTCTCCAAATTTTTGAAGATGGCCACCTGACTGATGCTCAG GGACGGAGAGTGTCATTTAAGAATGCGTTGGTAGTGATGACGTCTAATGTTGGGTCCACTATCATTGCCAAGGGCAGAGGAAGCTCCATTGGTTTCTTGCTTGCAGATGATGAGGTAACTTCATATGCCGGACTAAAAGCAACTGTAATGGAAGAACTCAAGACATATTTTCGTCCAGAGTTGCTGAATCGGATAGACGAAGTAGTTGTATTCCATCCCCTTCAAAGGGCTCAG ATGCTCGAGATTGTAAACTTAATGCTACAAGAGCTGAAGAAGAGGCTAATGTCTCTGGGAATGGGACTGGAGGTGTCTGAATCAGTCAAGGGCCTCGTATGTGAGCAAGGCTACGACCGGTTTTATGGTGCCCGCCCGCTTAGGAGGGCGATTACGTCAATAATTGAAGATCCGTTGAGCGAAGCGCTTCTCGCCGGAGGTTACAAGCCCGGTGACACTGTCGTTATCGACATGGATGCCACCGGAAACCCGTTCATAAGAAATGGATCAGATCAGAGTGTCCGGTTGTCTAATAGCAGTGTACAACATCCATCTTGTAGTTAA